One Phaseolus vulgaris cultivar G19833 chromosome 11, P. vulgaris v2.0, whole genome shotgun sequence genomic window carries:
- the LOC137805704 gene encoding uncharacterized protein yields MDFQSGDLENVYMRLFSLSLAGKAKDWLRSLPNQSVTSWKNVEANGHCSYQNNSFEAEDPSMLERMSKVEDALTKLVIREENIKATIRNVEIHMGKVAKQFEEIKSGRFSVDSQINPKKHCNNVVTEKKDETGLEREKKRSEEEKIKNKERGVLEKDLSYLHPISKKEKERKFFDKLLPKTYFAGNLKQDSTFERFRKNRSYIEERNIELEDRYSANIKKGLPKKFKDPGSFNLPVSIGALFVDNALLDLGASVNIVPLAMLKKIGDLEIKPTNMNLKLADQVTKYPYGVVEDVLVKVDKFTFPMDFVMMDMKEDEEVPLILGRPFMKTATIIVDVDKGELQVRTQDEENNSPDAEDPPMLERMSKVEDALTKLVIRE; encoded by the exons atgGACTTTCAATCAGGTGATCTTGAAAATGTGTATATGCGCTTGTTTTCTTTATCATTGGCAGGAAAGGCTAAGGATTGGCTCAGATCACTTCCAAATCAAAGTGTCACTAGTTGGAAGAATGTAGAGGCTAATGGTCATTGTTCTTATCAGAACAATTCATTTGAAGCTGAGGATCCATCCATGCTTGAAAGAATGAGTAAAGTTGAAGACGCTCTGACAAAGCTTGTGATAAGGGAAGAAAATATCAAGGCAACAATCAGGAATGTAGAGATCCATATGGGAAAAGTGGCCAAACAATTTGAAGAAATAAAAAGTGGCCGGTTTTCAGTTGATAGCCAAATCAACCCTAAAAAGCATTGCAATAATGTAGTAACTGAAAAGAAAGATGAGACAGGgttagagagagaaaagaaaagaagtgaggaagaaaaaattaaaaataaggagagaggtgttcttgaaaaagatttatcatatctTCATCCTATTtcaaaaaaagagaaggaaagaaaattctttGATAAATTGCTCCCTAAAACttattttgcaggaaatttgaagcaagattcaacatttgaaagatttcgaaagaataggagctatattgaagaaagaaatatagaGCTGGAGGATAGATATAGTGCCAATATTAAAAAAGGCTTGCCTAAAAAATTCAAGGACCCAGGGAGTTTTAACCTTCCCGTGTCTATAGGTGCTTTATTTGTAGACAATGCTTTATTGGATTTGGGAGCAAGCGTAAATATAGTTCCTTTGGCAATGCTGAAGAAAATAGGTGATTTGGAGATTAAACCCACCAATATGAATTTAAAGTTAGCTGATCAAGTAACCAAGTATCcatatggtgtggttgaagatgttcttgtCAAGGTGGATAAATTCACATTCCCTATGGATTTTGTTATGATggacatgaaagaagatgaggaggTTCCCTTGATACTTGGAAGACCCTTTATGAAGACTGCTACAATCATAGTTGATGTTGACAAAGGAGAACTTCAAGTTAGAACTCAAGATGAGGag AACAATTCACCTGATGCTGAGGATCCACCCATGCTTGAAAGAATGAGTAAAGTTGAAGACGCCCTGACTAAGCTTGTGATAAGGGAATAA
- the LOC137805696 gene encoding uncharacterized protein yields MATIRNIEIQMEKVAKQFEEIQSVQLSIDSQTNPKEHCNNVVTEKEDETKELERKKKRSKEEKIKNKARSVLEKDLSYPYPPLKKEKERKFFDKLPPKNYFARNLKQDSTFERFRKNRSYIVERNIELEDRYNVLIRKSLPQNFKDLGSFNLPMSIGALSVDNALLDLGDSINLIPLAMLRKIQDLEV; encoded by the coding sequence ATGGCAACAATCAGGAATATAGAGATCCAGATGGAAAAAGTGGCCAAACAATTTGAAGAAATACAAAGTGTCCAGCTTTCAATCGACAGCCAAACCAACCCAAAAGAGCATTGCAATAATGTAGTAActgaaaaagaagatgagacTAAGGAgttagagagaaaaaagaaaagaagtaaggaagaaaaaatcaaaaataaaGCGAGAAGtgttcttgaaaaagatttatcatatcctTATCCTCCTttaaaaaaagagaaggaaagaaaattctttGACAAATTGCcccctaaaaattattttgcaagaaatctgaagcaagattcaacatttgaaaGATTTCGAAAGAATAGGAGCTACATTGTAGAAAGAAATATAGAGTTGGAGGATAGATACAATGTCCTTATTCGAAAAAGCTTGCCTCAAAATTTCAAGGACCTAGGAAGTTTTAATCTTCCAATGTCTATAGGTGCTTTATCTGTAGACAATGCCTTGTTGGATTTGGGGGACAGTATAAATCTAATTCCTTTGGCAATGCTAAGGAAGATACAAGATTTGGAGGTTTAA